Proteins from a genomic interval of Nocardioides jishulii:
- the dnaB gene encoding replicative DNA helicase, giving the protein MSISEQDLLGPREPSFEDWGDGPASYEPGHAPRGANDRTPPQDNAAEQSVLGSMLLSKDAIADVSEVLRGVDFYRPAHEQIHDAIIDLYGRSEPADPVTVAAELQRRGELAKVGGAPYLHTLAANVPIAANAGYYAEIVREKAMLRRLVEAGTKIVQLGYAGEGQVDDVVDQAQAEVYKITEKRAAEDYVPLSDIMNDVLDEIEAIANREQGVYGVPTGFADFDELTNGLHSGQMIIVAARPAMGKSTLALDFCRAASIHNNMTSVFFSLEMTRAEIVMRLLSAEAKVALNHIRTGNMTEDDWERMAKKMGEVSAAPMYIDDSPNMTMMEIRAKARRLKQKHDLKLIVIDYLQLMSSGKKVESRQLEVSEFSRQIKLLAKEIEVPIIALSQLNRGPEQRGDKRPMMSDLRESGSIEQDADMVILLHREDVYEKESTRPGEADLIVAKHRNGATRDITVAFQGHYSRFVDMAH; this is encoded by the coding sequence ATGAGCATCTCTGAGCAGGACCTGCTCGGCCCCCGAGAGCCGTCGTTCGAGGACTGGGGTGACGGCCCCGCGTCGTACGAGCCGGGCCACGCTCCGCGCGGAGCCAACGACCGTACGCCGCCGCAGGACAACGCCGCCGAGCAGAGCGTCCTGGGCTCGATGCTGCTGAGCAAGGACGCCATCGCCGACGTCTCCGAGGTGCTGCGCGGAGTCGACTTCTACCGGCCCGCCCACGAGCAGATCCACGACGCGATCATCGACCTGTACGGCCGCAGCGAGCCCGCCGACCCGGTCACGGTCGCCGCCGAGCTCCAGCGTCGGGGTGAGCTCGCCAAGGTGGGCGGCGCTCCCTACCTGCACACGCTCGCCGCCAACGTGCCGATCGCGGCCAACGCCGGCTACTACGCGGAGATCGTGCGCGAGAAGGCGATGCTGCGACGGCTCGTCGAGGCGGGCACCAAGATCGTCCAGCTTGGCTACGCCGGCGAGGGTCAGGTCGACGACGTCGTCGACCAGGCGCAGGCCGAGGTCTACAAGATCACCGAGAAGCGCGCGGCGGAGGACTACGTCCCGCTGAGCGACATCATGAACGACGTCCTCGACGAGATCGAGGCGATCGCCAACCGTGAGCAGGGCGTCTACGGCGTCCCGACCGGGTTCGCCGACTTCGACGAGCTCACCAACGGTCTGCACTCCGGTCAGATGATCATCGTCGCGGCCCGACCCGCGATGGGTAAGTCGACCCTGGCCCTGGACTTCTGCCGGGCCGCGTCGATCCACAACAACATGACCAGCGTCTTCTTCAGCCTGGAGATGACGCGCGCCGAGATCGTGATGCGTCTGCTCTCGGCCGAGGCGAAGGTCGCGCTCAACCACATCCGTACCGGCAACATGACCGAGGACGACTGGGAGCGGATGGCCAAGAAGATGGGCGAGGTCTCCGCCGCGCCGATGTACATCGACGACTCACCCAACATGACGATGATGGAGATCCGGGCCAAGGCCCGCCGCCTCAAGCAGAAGCACGACCTCAAGCTGATCGTGATCGACTACCTCCAGCTGATGAGCTCGGGCAAGAAGGTCGAGTCGCGTCAGCTCGAGGTCTCGGAGTTCTCCCGTCAGATCAAGCTGCTCGCCAAGGAGATCGAGGTCCCGATCATCGCGCTCTCGCAGCTGAACCGTGGTCCCGAGCAGCGCGGCGACAAGCGCCCGATGATGTCCGACCTGCGTGAGTCCGGCTCGATCGAGCAGGACGCCGACATGGTGATCCTGCTCCACCGCGAGGACGTCTACGAGAAGGAGTCGACCCGCCCCGGCGAGGCCGACCTGATCGTGGCCAAGCACCGCAACGGCGCGACGCGTGACATCACCGTCGCCTTCCAGGGCCACTACAGCCGCTTCGTGGACATGGCGCACTGA
- a CDS encoding MATE family efflux transporter, with protein sequence MTVHTTDRQILRLAIPAFFALVAEPLFLLTDTAIVGRLGTPELAGVGIAAVVMQTAVGLCVFLAYGTTAGVSRHLGAGDSRRALTLGADGIWLAVGLGVLVTTVLLASSRHLIAAFGVGDTVAGYAGDYLSIALLGITPLLVMLAATGVLRGLQDTRTPLWVAVGGNAINVVLNLVLVFGYGPFPALGVAGSALGSVIAQVVSAAVLVAVVVRAARAEGASLAPDLAGILDAGRASVPLVVRTLALRAALVVGAWAVASSGDPEGEAVAAHQVAFTIWTFLVFALDAIAIAAQTLTGHALGAGDREATRGLTRRMIRWGWASGIVAGLVLAVASPWLGPLFTPDPAVHELLVPILLVAALSQPMAGVVFVLDGVLIGAGDGRFLAWAGVWTLVAYVPPVLAVPLVATQAQSLLWIWVLFSGLFMGVRCALLLQRSRGEKWMVLGAD encoded by the coding sequence ATGACTGTGCACACGACCGATCGGCAGATCCTCCGACTCGCCATTCCGGCGTTCTTCGCCCTGGTCGCCGAGCCCCTCTTCCTGCTCACCGACACCGCCATCGTCGGGCGCCTCGGCACCCCGGAGCTCGCCGGCGTGGGCATCGCCGCGGTCGTCATGCAGACAGCCGTGGGCCTGTGCGTCTTCCTGGCCTACGGCACCACCGCAGGTGTCTCACGACACCTCGGGGCAGGCGACTCCCGCCGAGCCCTCACCCTGGGTGCCGACGGGATCTGGCTGGCGGTGGGCCTGGGCGTCCTGGTGACGACCGTCCTGCTCGCCTCCTCGCGGCACCTGATCGCGGCCTTCGGCGTCGGGGACACCGTCGCGGGCTACGCCGGGGACTACCTCAGCATCGCGCTGCTGGGCATCACGCCCCTGCTCGTCATGCTGGCCGCCACCGGAGTGCTGCGCGGGCTCCAGGACACCCGCACGCCCCTGTGGGTGGCGGTCGGGGGCAACGCGATCAACGTGGTGCTCAACCTCGTCCTCGTCTTCGGCTACGGCCCCTTCCCGGCGCTGGGGGTGGCCGGCTCCGCCCTGGGCTCGGTGATTGCGCAGGTCGTGAGCGCCGCGGTGCTCGTCGCCGTGGTGGTCCGCGCGGCTCGCGCCGAGGGCGCCTCGTTGGCCCCGGACCTCGCCGGGATCCTCGACGCCGGACGCGCCAGCGTGCCGCTGGTCGTGCGTACGCTCGCCCTGCGCGCCGCTCTCGTCGTCGGCGCCTGGGCGGTCGCCAGCAGCGGAGACCCCGAGGGTGAGGCCGTGGCAGCCCACCAGGTCGCCTTCACCATCTGGACCTTCCTCGTCTTCGCGCTCGACGCCATCGCCATCGCCGCCCAGACCCTGACCGGTCACGCCCTCGGCGCGGGCGACCGCGAGGCCACCCGGGGGCTGACCCGTCGGATGATCCGTTGGGGCTGGGCCTCGGGGATCGTCGCCGGTCTCGTGCTGGCGGTGGCCAGCCCGTGGCTGGGGCCGCTCTTCACCCCGGACCCCGCGGTCCACGAGCTCCTGGTGCCGATCCTGCTCGTCGCCGCCCTGAGCCAGCCGATGGCCGGCGTCGTCTTCGTCCTCGACGGGGTGCTCATCGGGGCCGGCGACGGACGCTTCCTGGCGTGGGCCGGCGTGTGGACGCTGGTGGCGTACGTGCCCCCGGTGCTGGCCGTGCCGCTGGTGGCCACCCAGGCGCAGTCCCTGCTGTGGATCTGGGTGCTCTTCAGCGGTCTCTTCATGGGCGTGCGCTGCGCCCTGCTGCTGCAGCGCTCCCGCGGCGAGAAGTGGATGGTCCTCGGGGCCGACTGA
- the rplI gene encoding 50S ribosomal protein L9 — protein sequence MKLILTQEVTGLGGPGDIVEVKDGYGRNYLIPRGEGIRWTKGGEKTVDAIKAARKSRAVRDQAHAEEIKGKLEGAAVALKVRAGEGGRLFGAVTANDIAEALSTAAGESVDKRTIVLGNPIKSLGTHAVSVKLHDDVTAQVSLNVTSA from the coding sequence ATGAAGCTCATCCTGACCCAGGAAGTGACCGGCCTCGGTGGCCCCGGTGACATCGTCGAGGTGAAGGACGGCTACGGCCGCAACTACCTCATCCCGCGCGGCGAGGGCATTCGCTGGACCAAGGGTGGCGAGAAGACTGTGGACGCCATCAAGGCTGCCCGCAAGTCGCGCGCCGTCCGCGACCAGGCCCACGCCGAGGAGATCAAGGGCAAGCTCGAGGGTGCCGCTGTGGCGCTCAAGGTGCGCGCTGGTGAGGGTGGTCGCCTGTTCGGCGCCGTCACCGCCAACGACATCGCCGAGGCTCTCTCCACCGCTGCCGGTGAGTCCGTGGACAAGCGCACCATCGTCCTCGGCAACCCGATCAAGTCGCTCGGCACCCACGCGGTGTCGGTCAAGCTGCACGACGACGTGACCGCCCAGGTCTCGCTCAACGTGACCTCTGCCTGA
- the rpsR gene encoding 30S ribosomal protein S18, whose protein sequence is MAKAVIRKPKKKVCQFCKEKATGVDYKDTTLLRKFISDRGKIRARRVTGNCVQHQRDVAMAVKNAREVALLPYTSTGR, encoded by the coding sequence ATGGCCAAGGCAGTGATTCGCAAGCCCAAGAAGAAGGTTTGCCAGTTCTGCAAGGAGAAGGCGACCGGTGTCGACTACAAGGACACCACGCTGCTCCGCAAGTTCATCTCCGACCGTGGCAAGATCCGCGCGCGTCGTGTGACCGGAAACTGCGTCCAGCACCAGCGCGACGTGGCCATGGCAGTCAAGAACGCCCGCGAGGTCGCTCTCCTGCCGTACACCTCGACCGGACGCTGA
- a CDS encoding single-stranded DNA-binding protein, with protein sequence MAGETVITVVGNLVDDPELRFTPSGAPVANFRIASTPRTFDRQTNEWKDGDALFLSCSIWRQAAENVAESLQKGMRVVVQGRLKQRQYETREGEKRTVVELEVEEIGPSLKYATAKVTRASGGGGGGFGGGGGNRGGFSGGGGQQGGGFGGGQQADDPWGAPAAPQAPQGGGGFGGGGSQGGGAQPDPWGAPGVGSDEPPF encoded by the coding sequence ATGGCAGGCGAGACCGTCATCACCGTGGTCGGCAACCTGGTCGACGACCCGGAGCTGCGCTTCACCCCCTCGGGTGCACCCGTGGCGAACTTCCGGATCGCGTCCACGCCGCGGACCTTCGACCGGCAGACCAATGAGTGGAAGGACGGCGACGCGCTGTTCCTCTCCTGCTCGATCTGGCGTCAGGCAGCCGAGAACGTTGCCGAGTCGCTCCAGAAGGGCATGCGGGTCGTGGTGCAGGGACGGCTCAAGCAGCGCCAGTACGAGACCCGTGAAGGCGAGAAGCGCACGGTCGTCGAGCTCGAGGTCGAAGAGATCGGTCCCTCGCTGAAGTACGCCACCGCCAAGGTGACGCGTGCTTCCGGCGGCGGGGGCGGCGGCTTCGGCGGAGGCGGCGGCAACCGTGGCGGCTTCAGCGGCGGCGGCGGCCAGCAGGGCGGCGGCTTCGGCGGCGGCCAGCAGGCCGACGACCCGTGGGGCGCTCCGGCGGCCCCGCAGGCGCCCCAGGGCGGCGGCGGTTTCGGCGGCGGAGGCTCCCAGGGTGGCGGCGCACAGCCCGACCCGTGGGGCGCTCCGGGCGTCGGCTCCGACGAGCCCCCGTTCTGA
- the rpsF gene encoding 30S ribosomal protein S6, with amino-acid sequence MRKYEVMVILDPSLEERTIEPSLDKYLNVIRTDGGTVEKVDVWGRRRLAYEIKKNAEGIYAVISIEAEPATVKEFDRQLTLNESILRTKVIKPGNR; translated from the coding sequence TTGCGTAAGTATGAAGTGATGGTCATCCTCGACCCCAGTCTTGAAGAGCGCACGATCGAGCCTTCGCTCGACAAGTACCTCAACGTCATCCGCACCGACGGTGGAACCGTCGAGAAGGTTGACGTGTGGGGACGCCGCCGTCTCGCCTACGAGATCAAGAAGAACGCCGAAGGCATCTACGCAGTCATCTCGATCGAGGCCGAGCCGGCCACGGTCAAGGAGTTCGACCGCCAGCTGACCCTCAACGAGTCCATCCTGCGCACGAAGGTCATCAAGCCCGGCAACCGCTGA
- a CDS encoding deoxyribonuclease IV: MTSFAIGAHVASDDPVQHAQARGMSVVQMFLGDPQSYKGPVVEYAGGAEALKAAAEEAGVDIYVHAPYVINVATTNNRIRIPSRKLLQQHVNAAASIGAKGLVVHGGHVNKTDDPEKGFDNWRKAIEATDLAVPVLIENTAGGDNAMTRHLDRIGRVFEAISSAEGADRVGFCLDTCHAHAGGNDLETVVERVRAVTGRIDLVHGNDSRDAFDSGADRHANLGHGQIDPDLLATVIRAAGAPVILETPGSVEDHVADASWLTSRL, encoded by the coding sequence ATGACTTCCTTCGCCATCGGTGCCCACGTCGCCTCCGACGACCCGGTCCAGCACGCGCAGGCGCGCGGCATGTCGGTCGTCCAGATGTTCCTCGGCGACCCGCAGAGCTACAAGGGCCCGGTCGTGGAGTACGCAGGCGGAGCGGAGGCGCTCAAGGCGGCGGCCGAGGAGGCCGGGGTCGACATCTACGTGCACGCCCCCTACGTGATCAACGTGGCCACCACCAACAACCGCATCCGGATCCCCAGCCGCAAGCTGCTGCAGCAGCACGTCAACGCGGCCGCCTCGATCGGCGCCAAGGGCCTGGTCGTGCACGGCGGCCACGTCAACAAGACCGACGACCCCGAGAAGGGTTTCGACAACTGGCGCAAGGCCATCGAGGCCACCGACCTCGCCGTGCCGGTGCTCATCGAGAACACCGCCGGTGGTGACAACGCGATGACGCGCCACCTCGACCGCATCGGCCGCGTATTCGAGGCAATCAGCAGCGCCGAGGGGGCCGACCGTGTCGGCTTCTGCCTCGACACCTGCCACGCCCACGCCGGCGGCAACGACCTGGAGACGGTCGTCGAGAGGGTGCGTGCGGTGACCGGACGGATCGACCTCGTGCACGGCAACGACAGTCGCGACGCCTTCGACTCCGGTGCCGACCGGCACGCCAACCTCGGCCACGGGCAGATTGACCCCGACCTGCTCGCCACCGTGATCCGCGCTGCCGGTGCGCCGGTCATCCTCGAGACCCCCGGCAGCGTCGAGGACCACGTCGCCGACGCGAGCTGGCTCACCTCCCGCCTCTGA
- a CDS encoding lipid II:glycine glycyltransferase FemX, with product MSSRQLAQPLTLRAVTPAEHLAFIRTQPSASFLQVPAWGPVKSEWQHESLGWFRPGADGEEMVGAALVLYRQLPKVKRYLAYLPEGPVIDWASFTDPDARLGDWLDPLSAYLKKKGAFGIRIGPPVVTRRWSAAQIKEGVSDPAVRRLDDIAPLERTPTGAAIVSQLHELGWQPQAAEGGFAAGQPQYNFHVPLTVDGRAKTEDEVLKSMNQLWRRNIKKAAKAGVEVTRGTRDDLAAFHELYVHTAERDHFTPRPLSYFQKMWDSLTPEEDDRFVLHLARHEGDLVAATISIRVGQHAWYSYGASSTEKRDVRGSNAVQWEMIRSALAAGATVYDMRGITDTLDADDPHVGLIQFKVGTGGEAVEYVGEWDLPINRPIYAAFQLYMKRR from the coding sequence GTGTCTTCCCGCCAGCTCGCCCAGCCCCTGACCCTGCGTGCAGTGACTCCCGCCGAGCACCTCGCATTCATCCGTACCCAGCCGTCCGCCTCGTTCCTGCAGGTCCCGGCGTGGGGGCCGGTGAAGTCGGAGTGGCAGCACGAGTCGCTCGGATGGTTCCGCCCGGGTGCCGACGGCGAGGAGATGGTCGGTGCGGCGCTCGTGCTCTACCGCCAGCTCCCCAAGGTGAAGCGCTACCTGGCCTACCTGCCGGAGGGTCCCGTCATCGACTGGGCCTCCTTCACCGACCCCGACGCGCGGCTGGGCGACTGGCTCGACCCGCTGAGTGCGTACCTGAAGAAGAAGGGCGCCTTCGGCATCCGCATCGGGCCGCCCGTGGTCACCCGCCGGTGGTCGGCGGCGCAGATCAAGGAAGGGGTCTCCGACCCCGCCGTCCGTCGTCTCGACGACATCGCGCCCCTGGAGCGCACGCCCACCGGTGCCGCGATCGTCTCCCAGCTGCACGAGCTGGGCTGGCAGCCGCAGGCCGCGGAGGGTGGCTTCGCCGCTGGCCAGCCGCAGTACAACTTCCACGTCCCGCTGACCGTCGACGGCCGCGCCAAGACCGAGGACGAGGTCCTCAAGTCGATGAACCAGCTCTGGCGCCGCAACATCAAGAAGGCCGCGAAGGCAGGCGTCGAGGTCACCCGCGGCACCCGTGACGACCTGGCGGCCTTCCACGAGCTGTACGTGCACACCGCCGAGCGCGACCACTTCACGCCGCGGCCGCTGTCGTACTTCCAGAAGATGTGGGACTCCCTCACTCCGGAGGAGGACGACCGCTTCGTGCTCCACCTCGCCCGCCACGAGGGCGACCTGGTCGCCGCGACGATCTCGATCCGCGTCGGTCAGCATGCCTGGTACTCCTACGGCGCCTCCTCGACGGAGAAGCGCGACGTCCGTGGGTCCAACGCCGTGCAGTGGGAGATGATCCGCAGCGCGCTCGCCGCCGGCGCGACCGTCTACGACATGCGCGGCATCACCGACACCCTCGACGCCGACGACCCGCACGTGGGGCTGATCCAGTTCAAGGTCGGCACCGGCGGGGAGGCCGTCGAGTACGTCGGCGAGTGGGACCTGCCGATCAACCGCCCGATCTACGCGGCGTTCCAGCTCTACATGAAGAGGCGATGA
- a CDS encoding alanine racemase produces the protein MTLTLHVDGPRWREHLVEVAERTPGLVPVAKGNGYGFGLGRLARRTQWLADRGVGTGQTWGDVLAVGTYDEVAEVADRFHGSILVLTPWRPFGAALEVDPAFAGRVIHTVSRAEDLAALLERQPDARYVLELVTSMLRHGMTGRDLRGLGGLTARGRLEGIALHLPLAQGSHLSQVQRLITDAVSADLPTRTLWVSHLTDSEHERLRASYSDYTIRPRIGTGLWLGDRGALKVTAQVLDVHPVERGDVFGYRSRTAPKSGHVLIVSGGTAHGIGLAAPSGDLSLKSRAATLARGGLDAVGFVRSPYFIGGKQCLFAEPPHMQASMLFLPHGSPVPAVGDEIDVRVRFTTTSFDRVEIS, from the coding sequence ATGACCCTGACCCTCCACGTCGACGGACCCCGCTGGCGCGAGCACCTGGTGGAAGTCGCCGAGCGCACCCCCGGACTCGTCCCGGTCGCCAAGGGCAACGGCTACGGCTTCGGCCTGGGGCGCCTCGCCAGGCGTACGCAGTGGCTCGCCGACCGCGGTGTGGGCACCGGCCAGACCTGGGGCGACGTGCTCGCCGTCGGGACCTACGACGAGGTCGCCGAGGTCGCCGACCGCTTCCACGGCAGCATCCTCGTCCTCACCCCGTGGCGTCCCTTCGGCGCAGCCCTCGAGGTCGACCCGGCGTTCGCGGGACGGGTCATCCACACGGTGAGCCGCGCGGAGGACCTCGCCGCCCTGCTCGAGCGTCAGCCCGACGCCCGCTACGTGCTCGAGCTGGTCACCTCGATGCTGCGCCACGGCATGACCGGCCGCGACCTGCGCGGCCTGGGCGGGCTCACCGCCCGGGGCCGCCTGGAGGGCATCGCCCTGCACCTCCCGCTGGCGCAGGGCTCCCACCTCTCCCAGGTGCAGCGACTGATCACCGACGCCGTCTCCGCCGACCTGCCCACGCGCACGCTGTGGGTGAGCCACCTGACCGACTCCGAGCACGAGCGGCTGCGCGCCTCCTACTCCGACTACACCATCCGACCGCGCATCGGCACCGGTCTGTGGTTGGGCGACCGCGGCGCGTTGAAGGTCACCGCGCAGGTGCTCGACGTGCACCCGGTCGAGCGCGGCGACGTCTTCGGCTACCGCTCCCGTACGGCGCCCAAGAGCGGCCACGTGCTCATCGTCTCCGGGGGCACGGCCCACGGCATCGGCCTGGCGGCGCCCTCGGGCGACCTCTCGCTCAAGTCCCGGGCCGCCACCCTGGCCCGAGGCGGCCTGGACGCCGTCGGCTTCGTCCGCTCGCCCTACTTCATCGGCGGCAAGCAGTGCCTCTTCGCCGAGCCGCCGCACATGCAGGCCTCGATGCTCTTCCTGCCCCACGGCTCACCGGTGCCGGCGGTCGGCGACGAGATCGACGTACGCGTGCGCTTCACCACGACGTCGTTCGACCGGGTCGAGATTTCCTGA
- a CDS encoding DUF4241 domain-containing protein, with translation MTTQPSDLVRFGDRFVLPEQEGRAQRTVTLRAVAGPSIELPWGMLAIADPWFPEVSPEFPAVLLGKGEWPTTLSTIDVPRGSGTEPQPMACAASIGRLADVATWQPVVQAEEHVHLDCDSGLGAFYDITDAALLQEVFEDDAQMKRVFDAALAEQVVTMEVQGRVAAVVFEVPDGPDEYAAWVGFDRDGQGVAVLVDLKILDGAQPV, from the coding sequence GTGACGACACAACCGTCCGACCTCGTTCGTTTCGGTGACCGGTTCGTGCTGCCCGAGCAGGAGGGTCGTGCTCAGCGGACCGTGACGTTGCGGGCGGTGGCCGGGCCGTCGATCGAGTTGCCGTGGGGAATGCTGGCGATCGCCGATCCCTGGTTCCCGGAGGTCTCCCCGGAGTTCCCGGCGGTCCTCCTCGGGAAGGGTGAGTGGCCAACGACGTTGAGCACCATCGACGTTCCCCGTGGGAGCGGCACGGAGCCGCAGCCGATGGCATGCGCCGCGTCGATCGGTCGGCTCGCTGACGTCGCGACGTGGCAACCGGTAGTCCAGGCCGAGGAGCACGTCCACCTCGACTGTGACTCAGGACTGGGCGCCTTCTACGACATCACCGACGCCGCGCTCCTGCAGGAGGTGTTCGAGGACGACGCGCAGATGAAGCGGGTCTTCGACGCGGCGCTGGCCGAGCAGGTGGTCACGATGGAGGTGCAGGGCCGGGTCGCCGCCGTGGTGTTCGAGGTGCCGGACGGCCCGGACGAGTACGCGGCGTGGGTCGGCTTCGACCGTGACGGCCAAGGAGTCGCGGTGCTGGTGGACCTCAAGATCCTCGACGGGGCGCAGCCCGTGTAG
- a CDS encoding pentapeptide repeat-containing protein: protein MRKRPRDGVQWRFDGRRLEGVRFERIKDGPDWLSFRDCDFVDSEFVDCRLDWYLGSPLPDPDAASRFTRCVFTRCDLRRVFARRVRFEDCTFDSCRWNAHFFAVDLVRNRFIGTVDSLSLWGREDEPGAPRNVIIGNDFSRADLLGMGLSAEVPVDDQLWPRDEHHVRVDRVPDRMRALRSRLEQDGSDPELLRWLEFYWVDLEPANVQSTKVVRLDDPLMDGTWRRMWRALIAVELPDG from the coding sequence GTGCGCAAGCGTCCGCGCGATGGGGTGCAGTGGCGGTTTGACGGCCGCCGGCTGGAGGGCGTGCGCTTCGAGCGGATCAAGGATGGGCCGGACTGGTTGTCCTTCCGGGACTGCGACTTCGTGGACAGCGAGTTCGTCGACTGCAGGCTCGACTGGTACCTGGGGAGCCCGTTGCCTGATCCCGATGCTGCGTCTCGCTTCACGAGGTGCGTCTTCACCCGCTGTGACTTGAGGAGGGTGTTCGCCCGGCGGGTCAGGTTCGAGGACTGCACGTTCGACTCGTGCCGGTGGAACGCTCACTTCTTCGCCGTCGACCTGGTGCGCAACCGTTTCATCGGCACGGTCGACAGTCTGTCGCTGTGGGGTCGTGAGGACGAGCCGGGTGCTCCGCGCAACGTGATCATCGGCAACGACTTCAGCCGGGCAGACCTGCTGGGGATGGGGCTGTCTGCCGAGGTGCCGGTGGATGACCAACTGTGGCCGCGCGACGAGCACCACGTCCGTGTCGACCGCGTGCCGGACCGGATGCGGGCGCTGCGCAGCAGGCTCGAGCAGGATGGGAGTGACCCGGAGCTGCTGCGGTGGTTGGAGTTCTACTGGGTCGACCTCGAGCCTGCGAACGTGCAGAGCACCAAGGTCGTGCGTCTGGACGACCCCTTGATGGATGGCACGTGGAGGCGGATGTGGCGCGCGCTGATCGCGGTGGAACTGCCCGATGGCTGA
- a CDS encoding RHS repeat-associated core domain-containing protein produces MFGQPAGTGAVGLGDVYGYTGHAWDGDVGMHFARARWYDAGVGRFASEDPVDALNWYPYVGNQPYSYVDPTGEMAVSYAPVAEGGSSRSYDAAALAAIGTTNNVVITGVMRLFRDIATYGQVTIGCRYSVFTTLVTGAGFVAAQFSTVHFANALALKAARYAQAGTALVAFVDYAMSIRPGGACHAK; encoded by the coding sequence GTGTTCGGTCAGCCGGCCGGTACGGGTGCGGTGGGCCTGGGTGACGTCTACGGGTACACCGGTCACGCGTGGGACGGTGACGTGGGGATGCACTTCGCCCGGGCCCGCTGGTACGACGCCGGGGTGGGTCGGTTCGCGTCTGAGGACCCGGTGGACGCGTTGAACTGGTATCCGTACGTGGGCAACCAGCCTTACTCGTACGTCGACCCCACGGGGGAGATGGCGGTCAGCTACGCGCCCGTGGCGGAAGGGGGTTCGAGTCGCTCCTACGACGCGGCCGCGCTCGCTGCCATCGGCACGACGAACAATGTGGTGATCACAGGCGTGATGCGACTGTTCCGGGACATCGCAACTTATGGTCAGGTCACCATCGGTTGTCGCTATTCAGTGTTCACCACACTGGTGACAGGCGCGGGGTTCGTCGCAGCGCAGTTCTCGACGGTCCACTTCGCGAACGCATTGGCACTCAAAGCCGCGCGCTATGCGCAGGCGGGCACAGCGTTGGTGGCGTTCGTCGACTATGCGATGTCGATACGTCCTGGTGGAGCCTGCCATGCGAAATAG
- a CDS encoding RHS repeat-associated core domain-containing protein has product MLDGLGSVTGTGTLDSAGAVVSSSAYSVFGQPAGTGAVGLGDAFGYTGHAWDGDAGMHFARARWYDAGVGRFASEDPIDAMNLYTYVGNRSMDLTDPTGEVAVFYARILDPAMRIIGSTGALIVTYFTSGALGGYSLLSSLASSNPWGGCARQAYGDGAELLAIHATAVWILMGANVTPGLSVYARSKLLLAELAWFLTTELLALGSTCED; this is encoded by the coding sequence GTGCTGGACGGACTGGGATCGGTGACGGGGACGGGGACGCTGGATTCTGCCGGCGCGGTGGTGTCGTCCTCGGCGTACTCGGTCTTCGGTCAGCCGGCCGGTACGGGTGCGGTGGGTCTGGGTGACGCGTTCGGCTACACCGGTCACGCGTGGGACGGTGACGCGGGGATGCACTTCGCGCGGGCGCGGTGGTACGACGCCGGGGTGGGGCGTTTTGCCTCGGAAGACCCGATTGACGCGATGAACCTGTACACGTACGTGGGCAACCGATCCATGGATCTCACCGATCCCACGGGCGAGGTGGCGGTCTTCTACGCCCGGATCCTCGACCCCGCGATGCGAATCATCGGGTCTACCGGTGCGCTGATCGTCACCTACTTCACGAGCGGGGCGTTGGGGGGATACTCGTTGCTCTCCTCTTTGGCCTCATCAAATCCCTGGGGAGGATGCGCGCGTCAGGCTTATGGCGACGGGGCGGAGCTCCTCGCCATTCACGCGACAGCGGTGTGGATCCTGATGGGTGCCAATGTGACCCCAGGGTTGTCGGTGTACGCACGTTCCAAGTTGCTTCTGGCGGAGTTGGCTTGGTTCCTGACCACCGAGCTGTTGGCTCTGGGCTCGACGTGTGAGGACTGA